The genomic region GGATCAGGCAGCGGTCGATTCGCAGCGGCACGATGTCCCCCGCCACATGCGTCGGCCGGCGCGGGCCGACATCATGGAATCCCGGCAGCAGGCACGGCCCGATCAGGTTGAAATCGCCGATGACGGCGGCATTCAGCGGCAATTCCCGGGCGATGCGCCGCAATTGCCGGCGGTTGAGCACCTGGCCATGCGAGAGATGCACATTCGCGATGGCGAAATCGCCGAGGTCGACGATCATGCTGACGCGGTCGATCAAGGCTCCGGGGGGAATCGGCATGACCACGGGGGGTTGCAGCGGGGCCTTCGGACTCCACATCGCCAGCCCATGGATGCGGCCGGGCAGAAAGGCATGCGCATAAAATCCACCGATCCGCTCGGGCAACTGGCGGATATCCTGGGTGGCTTCCTGCATCAGCAGGAGATCCGGCCGCTCCCGCCGGATCAGGTTCACGATCTCGTCCACGGACGCACCGGTCAGGCGCAGGAGATTCCAACTGATGATCTTCGTCATGGCGAGGGGGTATCGGCTACCTGTGCGCGCGAGCTTTGTTTCAATGACAGGGAAAGCTTAGCGGGGACTGAATAGCACCTTGAAGTTGCATTTAACAGTTGAATGATATGCCGGTGCGTGGGTGCAAACGTGTCCGGCATGAAGACGCGAAACTGCCATGTGCTGGCGGAACGTGAGCACATAACGCCAATCATCTGTTCTCGTCCAGCGACATTCGCCATTTCGCCAATTGTTCGTTTCGATACACTGCGCCAATTAAATGAACGAAACCCGACAGTGAAAGCCTGGCTGGGACAATTGCCGGCCCCGTCGTTTCGGGATGAGGCCGCGCTGCCGGAAGAGCGCCTCATGACGGCCATTGCCTGTCAGGGACCGGCTTTGCATCGTGGTCCTTTCCCATCCCCTGGCGGCAGCTTCCCGCGCCGCGCGAGCACGAGAGAACCACGGCATGAAAGCGCTGACGGAGTACCTGACCTTCACCGTCCCCGAGCGAATGGGATTCGTGAACATCACCGACCGGCTGGAGCAACTCGTGGCCCGCAGCGGGGTGCAGGAAGGGCTGCTGCTGTGCAATGCCATGCACATCACCGCGTCCGTCTTCATCAACGACGACGAGCCGGGGCTGCATGCGGATTACCGGCGCTGGCTGGAACGCCTGGCCCCCTTCGATGCCTCGCCGTCCACCTATCATCACAACCGCACCGGCGAGGACAACGCGGACGCCCATCTCAAGCGTCAGGTGATGGGGCGGGAAGTCGTGATCGCCATCACCGCCGGACGGCTCGATTTCGGCCCGTGGGAGCAGGTGTTCTACGGCGAGTTCGACGGGCGGCGCGCCAAGCGGGTGCTGGTGAAAATCATCGGCGAATAGACGCACGGCCGGACGACGGCCCGATCAGTCCCACCGCCCAACTTCAGTGATGACCAAACTTTTTCATAAATTTCAAAATAGTTCACAAACATATAATTAAAGGTATTGACTTCGGTCAACGCCCAACAAAGAAGCACTATTATAGAGATCTGAAGATCTTGGTCAGGTGGTTCGCCTGGCCAGGATCGGAACACAGACAATCATCTCGGTGGGAGCGAACCAATGTCCAGGATATCCCGATTGCGGATCGAGGCGATGGACCGTGAGTCCGTCTTCCTTGCGACCGAAGAGCGATTTGCCCGCTTCGATCGATCCGCCCTGCCCGCAGGCTGGCGTGACCTGCTGACCGAGCCACCTTTCGGCGAGAGACTGGCCGCCCGCATCGACCGCAACGGCGCCCCGCTGGAAGCGGCCCTGGCCGCCGCGCCGTTGCTGCGCTGGACCCCCGACATCATGGCATGATCACCGCCGCAGGCGCCCCTCGCGCGGCGCCTGCGCGCCTCGACACGGCTGACCACCGCTGAGCAAGCGCGGGCGCACATGGATCAACCGCCGCGCCGCACTACATGACATCCCATGTTGCCGCAGTGGTACTCCCCTTCTTTCCGCGCCTGTCGAGAGCCCTTGCCATGACCGAACCGCCTCCCCCCTCGCTCAGCCCCGAACAGGCCGTCGATCTGCTCGAGGCCCGGCACGCCGGCGCCACCGCGGCGCTGCGAGCCGCGCTCGAGCGGTTCATCCGCACCGGAACCCCTCCCACACCCACGGAACGGACCCGGTTCCGCTACCCCGAACTGCGCGTAACCTGGACGCCGACGGGGAATATCCCCTTCACCCGGCGTGCCTGGGCGAAGTTCCAGGGGCCGGGCAGCTACGGCACCACCGTGACCCAGCCAGGCTTCTTCCGTCGCTACCTGCTCGACCAGCTCGGGCCGCTGGTCGAGGAATTCGGCGCGACCATCGCGGTCGGCGACAGCGCGCAGGAAATTCCCTATCCCTATGTGCTGGAACTCGGCGACGAGGCCCGCGGCGAAGTCGCCACCGGCGAACTCGCACGGCACTTCCCAACCCCGCTGCTCTCCGCCGTGGGCGACGAGGTCGCCGACGGGCTGTGGGCCTTCGAACAGGGGCAGCCGCGACCGCTCGCCCTGTTCGACGCGGTGCGGGTGGATTACTCGCTGCGGCGCCTGGTGCACTACACCGGCACCGACTGGCGCCTTGTCCAGCCCTGGATCCTGCTGACCAACTACCAACGCTATGTCGAGCAGTTCGTGCGCTGGGCGCTCGAGGAACTGGCCAATCCGGACAGCCCGTACGACAGCCTGGTGCTGCCGGGCGGTGGCGTGGTGCGCCCCGGGCTCGACGCGGCCGCGGCCGATGCGCTGGTGGCGGCGGCGCCCTGGACCCGCTTCCAGATGCCCGCCTACCACCTGACGCGGCGCGACGATGCCGGCGGCGTCACCATCATCAACATCGGCGTCGGCCCCTCGAACGCCAAGAACATCACCGACCACCTCGCCGTGCTGCGGCCGAATTGCTGGCTGATGGTGGGGCATTGCGGCGGGCTGCGGCAGTCGCAGGTGATCGGCGACTATGTCCTGGCGCATGCCTATCTGCGGCGGGACCGCATCCTCGACGACCTGGTGCCGCCGGAAGTGCCGATCCCGGCGCTCGCGGAAGTGCAGGTGGCCCTGCAGGAGGCGGCGGCGCAGGTCACCGGCGAACGCGGCGAGGCGCTGAAGAAGCGGCTGCGCACCGGCACCGTCGTGACCTACGACGACCGCAACTGGGAACTGCGCTGGTCCCAGGAACGGCGGCGCATCAATCTCTCCCGCGCCATCGCGGTCGACATGGAATCCGGCACGCTCGCCGCCCAGGGCTACCGGCTGCGGGTGCCCTACGGCACGCTGCTCTGCATCTCCGACAAGCCGCTGCACGGCGAGATCAAGCTGCCCGGCGCCGCCACCGCATTCTACCAGCGCGCCGTCGGCGAGCACCTGAAGATCGGCCTGGCGGCGCTCGACATCCTGCGCGGACAGATCGGGTCCCTGCATTCACGCAAGCTGCGCAGCTTCGACGAACCACCGTTTCGCTGACGACACTCGCGCCGTCGTCACGTGACCTCCACCACGATCACGGGTTGGAGTAGCGTCGCGCCTCACGCGGACGCGCAACAAGGGGAGAAGAACCCATGGCCATCAAACGTCACGCCAGCGCCGTCTGGAATGGCACCGGCAAGGACGGCAAAGGTACCCTGACCACGCCGAGCGCCACCCTGAAGGAAACGCCCTACTCCTTCGTCGCCCGCTTCGGCGACGGCCAGGGCACCAACCCCGAGGAACTGATCGCGGCGGCCCATGCCGGCTGCTTCTGCATGGCCCTGGCCTTCCAGCTCGGCGGCGCCGGACACCAGCCGGAAACGCTGCGCTGCGAGGCGACGCTGACCATGGAACAGGAAGGCGAAGGCTGGCGGATCGCCAGCTCCCGGCTGGTACTGCACGGCAAGGTGCCGGGCATCGATGCGGCGCAGTTCCGCGAGATCGCCGAACGCGCCAAGGCCGGATGCCCGGTGTCGCGGGTGCTGAACGCCGAGATCACGCTGGACGCGACACTGGAATAGTCTCCGGGGCGCTGCCCCGGCCCCGGCAGGAGGCTTCGCCTCCTGCACCTCCACCAAGGGCAAAGCCCTTGGAACCCATGACTCTGTGCCGCGCAGCGCTTATGGGATCCAAGGGCCTTGTGGCCCTTGGCGGGTCAAGGGCGGAGCCCTTGCCTTATCCGTGCCGGCCGCTGTCCCCCACCGGCCCCGCCGGCGGGCTGGCTCGCCGGGCCGGCGCCACCTCCCGCCGCCGCAGCGCGGCCAACACCGAAGGCGCTGCGCCACACAGCGTTTCCACCCCAAGCCGCAGGCGGCGACGCCAGTTCGGCCGCTCCCGGTCGGTGCCGGGCAGGTTGACCGCGGTCAGCTCGCCCACGAGGTCGTCGGCCTGCACCAGCACCAGCCGGCATGGCGTGCGCGCCAGCAGGGCATGGATCGACGCCATCAGCAGCTCGGTCATCGGCTCGTCGACCGCGCCGCTGCCGATCTCCAGCCCTTCGGCCCGCAGCAACACCAGCAGCTCGGCCTTTTCCAGCGCCCGCGCCCGGGCGGCGCCATCGGCCCCGGCAGCGCTGAGCAGGCCCAGCGCGCGGCGTTCCAGGATGTCGGTGCCGCTCCACCAGCCCGCGAGCGTCGGCAGGTCGTGGGTGGCCGCGCAGGCGGCGGCGTTCACCGGATAGCGCCCTGGCGGCCGCAGCCCCGCCCCTTCGCGGGCGAAGCGGAGCACCTGGTAGGACAGCACGTCGGCGCCGCCGAGATGCTCGCGGATGCCTTCCGGCACCGTGCCGAGATCCTCGCCCACCACCAGGCAGTTGTTGCGCACGCTCTCCAGCGCCACTTCGCCGAGCAGGTCGTCAAAGGGATAGGCGACATAGGCGCCGTCATGGCCGGGGGCACCGTCCGGCACGATGAACAGCCGGGCAAGCCCCATGACATGGTCGATGCGCAGCGCACCGGCGTGCCGCATGTTGGCGCGCAGCAGCCGGGCGAAGGCGGCGTATCCGCTTTCCCGCATCGCCCTTGGGTCGGGTGGCGGCAGGCCCCAGACCTGGCCCTGCGGCGCGAAGGGATCGGGCGGAGCGCCGACCGAGACCCGGTCCATCAACGACGCCCCGGCCGACCATGCCTCGGCGCCGTCGGGGGCCGCCCCCACCGCGAGGTCACGATAGAAGCCCAGCGGCATGCCGGCGGTCCGCGCGGCAGCCGCGGCGGCGGCAAGCTGGCGATCGGCGACCCATTGCAGGAAGCAGCCGAACCGCACCCGCTCGGACGGCGCCGCGGCGGCCACCGACGGGTTGCGCGGATCGCGCAACTCGGCCGGCCAGACCTGCCAGTGTGAGCTGCCGCGCAGCTCGGTGATCGCCTCGAAGCGGGCGAGATCCTGCAGCTCGGTGCCGCCCTCGGCCACGAACCGGGCGAAATCCTGCACCAGCGGATCAGTGGGGGCGGCGGTTTCCCGCGCCTGGAAATCGGCGAAGGCCGCTTCCAGCACGCGCTGCTTGGCTTCCCAGACCGCCGGGTAGTCGACCAGCGACACCTCGGACAGTTTCGCGAAGGCGGGCGCCGCGCCGGCGAGGGCGGTGCGGGTGCGCACGGCATCCGGCGGCACCGGCAGCACGGCGACGTCGATCGGCATCGCGTCGAGGAAGCGGCGGTCGCAGGGGTGGTACGGGCTCGCCCGCATCCGGTCGTGACGGAACAGCGTGTGCAGCGGATTGAGGCCGATCACCGAGGCCCCTTCCCGTCCCGCCTCTCGGGCAAGCCGGGCGAGCGCGGTGTAGTCGCCCACGCCCTGGTCGCCGCCGGCGCGGCGCAGCGAATAGAGCTGGGCGGCAACGCCGAACACGCGGTTGCCGGCGCGCAGCAGCGGCGGCAGGTGGCAGCGCGGCGGGGCCACCGTCAGCCGGCAGCACGCGCCATCAGGCTCGCCGTCGATGCGGATCAGGTGCCGCCCGATCGGCTGCGGCGGCAGCGCCACGCGCCGCGTCACCAGCACGCGCCCATCCGGGGTAGGAAGCGGCTCGGCCACGCCCTCGGTCGCGGCGACGGCCAGGGGAACCTGGGCGCCATCCTCGCGCTCGACCAGCAGCCGCAGCCGCCCCCAGGGGACGGCCGGGCCCAGGCGCAGCGTCACCGGCTCGCCGGCCCGCACCACCAGCGCCGGCGGCAACTTGCGCCCCATGTCCTCGGAGAGCAGCCCCAGGCTGTCGATGACCTCGCCGGGATTGCCCGCCGGCAGGCGCATCGCCTGCAGCAGCGCCCGCGTGGTGTCCTCGTTGACCACGTAGCGGCGCCCCTCGACATCCCACCACTCCGGCGCGATGCCGGCGGCACGGCCGAGCCGGTGCAGCGCCTCGGTGTCGTCGATGCTGCGCCGGCGCGGCGCCGGCAGCTCGCGCAGCAGCACCGCCGACCGCGGGCCGATCGGCAGTGGATCGATCGCCTCGCCCGCGCCGACGCCGCCGACCTCGCCGCTGCCGCTGTCGGTCAGCAGGTACCAGGCGAAGCCGGCACGTGGGCTCGGCAGCGCGATGGTTTCCGCTTCGGTGCCGGCATGCAGCACCAGCAGCACGCGGTCGGCCGCCTCGGTCGGGGTGGCCGGGGTGTAGAGCACGGCGACCAGGGTGCGGTTGGACGGGTCCTGCCAGCGCGCCGAGGTCATCTGCTGGCCGCGCGCGGTGCGCCAGATCACGTCGGGCAGGCCGTTGCCATCCGGGGAACGCCCGGTCAGCGCCTGCGCCGCCCGCAGCGCCGGGCAGTCCTGCCGGGCCTGGATCAGCGCCGCGGTGAAGGCCACCAGGGGCTCGTCCATGCCCTCCCAGTCGAACCAGGAGCCGGCATTGTCCTGGGCATAGGCGTTGTTGTTGCCGTGCTGGGTGCGGCCGGCCTCGTCGCCCATGGAGATCAGCGGCGTGCCGCGCGCGAACAGCAGCGTGGTCAGCAGGCCGCGGGCGTCGCGGACACGGGCGGCACGCACCGAGGGATCGTCGGTCGGCCCCTCGATGCCGCAATTCCAGGAAAAGCTGTTGTTGGTGCCGTCGCGGTTGCCCTCGCCGTTCGGCGTGTTGCGCTTGACCGTGTAGGCGACCAGATCGGCCAGGGTGAAGCCGTCATGCGCGGTAACGAAGTTGATGCTGCGCGAGACCGGCCGTGGCGGGGGGAAGAAATCGGCGCTGCCGGCGACGCGGGTGGCGAGTTCGCCGAGCATGCCGGCATCGCCGCGCCAGAACCGCCTTATGCCGTCGCGGAATCGGTCGTTCCACTCGCCCCAGGTCGGGGGGAAGGCGCCGAGCCGGTAGCCACCGGGGCCGAGATCCCAGGGCTCGG from Rhodovastum atsumiense harbors:
- a CDS encoding endonuclease/exonuclease/phosphatase family protein; amino-acid sequence: MTKIISWNLLRLTGASVDEIVNLIRRERPDLLLMQEATQDIRQLPERIGGFYAHAFLPGRIHGLAMWSPKAPLQPPVVMPIPPGALIDRVSMIVDLGDFAIANVHLSHGQVLNRRQLRRIARELPLNAAVIGDFNLIGPCLLPGFHDVGPRRPTHVAGDIVPLRIDRCLIRGLHCSAAEALPRASSDHRPIMVRLEAASHHMLAAA
- a CDS encoding secondary thiamine-phosphate synthase enzyme YjbQ: MKALTEYLTFTVPERMGFVNITDRLEQLVARSGVQEGLLLCNAMHITASVFINDDEPGLHADYRRWLERLAPFDASPSTYHHNRTGEDNADAHLKRQVMGREVVIAITAGRLDFGPWEQVFYGEFDGRRAKRVLVKIIGE
- a CDS encoding AMP nucleosidase, whose product is MTEPPPPSLSPEQAVDLLEARHAGATAALRAALERFIRTGTPPTPTERTRFRYPELRVTWTPTGNIPFTRRAWAKFQGPGSYGTTVTQPGFFRRYLLDQLGPLVEEFGATIAVGDSAQEIPYPYVLELGDEARGEVATGELARHFPTPLLSAVGDEVADGLWAFEQGQPRPLALFDAVRVDYSLRRLVHYTGTDWRLVQPWILLTNYQRYVEQFVRWALEELANPDSPYDSLVLPGGGVVRPGLDAAAADALVAAAPWTRFQMPAYHLTRRDDAGGVTIINIGVGPSNAKNITDHLAVLRPNCWLMVGHCGGLRQSQVIGDYVLAHAYLRRDRILDDLVPPEVPIPALAEVQVALQEAAAQVTGERGEALKKRLRTGTVVTYDDRNWELRWSQERRRINLSRAIAVDMESGTLAAQGYRLRVPYGTLLCISDKPLHGEIKLPGAATAFYQRAVGEHLKIGLAALDILRGQIGSLHSRKLRSFDEPPFR
- a CDS encoding OsmC family protein, producing MAIKRHASAVWNGTGKDGKGTLTTPSATLKETPYSFVARFGDGQGTNPEELIAAAHAGCFCMALAFQLGGAGHQPETLRCEATLTMEQEGEGWRIASSRLVLHGKVPGIDAAQFREIAERAKAGCPVSRVLNAEITLDATLE
- the glgX gene encoding glycogen debranching protein GlgX, with the translated sequence MIAEGRPEPLGVVPEEDGVNVAVFSAHAEAVEICLFDATGEIELARLRLPGRTGAVFHGYLPGVAPGARYGLRVHGPWQPAQGHRFNPAKLLLDPHAAAIDRPFRLDRALFDPPDAARPDPIDSAPVMPKGIVLPPPDPIAPRPPFDWSRAVIYELHVRGFTMRHPDIPVEQRGTFAGLAHPAAIAHLRRLGVTAVELLPSAAWIDERHLPALGLTNYWGYNPASFLAPDPRLAPGGWAEVRSAVAALQQAGIAVLLDIVLNHTGESDRLGPTVSLRGLDHATYYRLATDDPGRCVDDTGCGNALAVDRPPVMRLAMDALRCWALRAGVDGFRFDLAATLGRRPGGFDPAAPLLDAIAQDPLLRGLVLIAEPWDLGPGGYRLGAFPPTWGEWNDRFRDGIRRFWRGDAGMLGELATRVAGSADFFPPPRPVSRSINFVTAHDGFTLADLVAYTVKRNTPNGEGNRDGTNNSFSWNCGIEGPTDDPSVRAARVRDARGLLTTLLFARGTPLISMGDEAGRTQHGNNNAYAQDNAGSWFDWEGMDEPLVAFTAALIQARQDCPALRAAQALTGRSPDGNGLPDVIWRTARGQQMTSARWQDPSNRTLVAVLYTPATPTEAADRVLLVLHAGTEAETIALPSPRAGFAWYLLTDSGSGEVGGVGAGEAIDPLPIGPRSAVLLRELPAPRRRSIDDTEALHRLGRAAGIAPEWWDVEGRRYVVNEDTTRALLQAMRLPAGNPGEVIDSLGLLSEDMGRKLPPALVVRAGEPVTLRLGPAVPWGRLRLLVEREDGAQVPLAVAATEGVAEPLPTPDGRVLVTRRVALPPQPIGRHLIRIDGEPDGACCRLTVAPPRCHLPPLLRAGNRVFGVAAQLYSLRRAGGDQGVGDYTALARLAREAGREGASVIGLNPLHTLFRHDRMRASPYHPCDRRFLDAMPIDVAVLPVPPDAVRTRTALAGAAPAFAKLSEVSLVDYPAVWEAKQRVLEAAFADFQARETAAPTDPLVQDFARFVAEGGTELQDLARFEAITELRGSSHWQVWPAELRDPRNPSVAAAAPSERVRFGCFLQWVADRQLAAAAAAARTAGMPLGFYRDLAVGAAPDGAEAWSAGASLMDRVSVGAPPDPFAPQGQVWGLPPPDPRAMRESGYAAFARLLRANMRHAGALRIDHVMGLARLFIVPDGAPGHDGAYVAYPFDDLLGEVALESVRNNCLVVGEDLGTVPEGIREHLGGADVLSYQVLRFAREGAGLRPPGRYPVNAAACAATHDLPTLAGWWSGTDILERRALGLLSAAGADGAARARALEKAELLVLLRAEGLEIGSGAVDEPMTELLMASIHALLARTPCRLVLVQADDLVGELTAVNLPGTDRERPNWRRRLRLGVETLCGAAPSVLAALRRREVAPARRASPPAGPVGDSGRHG